The nucleotide sequence ACAGTGGAGGTGGTGATAGTTGGACAAAATGATGCATGGGCTTTAAAAAGCTGGTAAGAATCCTTTTGGAGGACAGAGGAGCTATGACAATTTCAACTAAGTTTGTAAATGACACAGTTAAGAGCAACCAAAATGATGATAAATCTGTACTGAATTTTATTTGGAGTGATTGCACATCTAAGTTTCCATTTATCAAATAGAAagtcaaagaaatacataatatttttaagtactctttgAGGTcatgaggagaaaaagaagtataaaCAAAACTTATCAAGAGGGGAAAAGGAACAATTTCATACATATAACAATTATCAACCAAAGGCTAATTGTGCCAAAAAGAAATATCTCTTACTTGGTTAAGCTAAGGTCTTAACATGTAATTAtcctaataaatatatttttttacaaataagtCCCAAATAACgtcagaaaaagaatgaagatagaAGAATGAAATAACTTCCTGAATAAagtctgaaactaatgtaacactgtatgctaactaactggaattaaaataaaacctattttaaaaaaaaaattggtaaactgaaaataaaagaagtctGAAACCTGTCGGTGGTTTAAGAAGAtagattcaggggcacctgggtggctcagtgattaagcatctgccattggctcaggacatgatcccagggtcctggaatctagccccatggcagactccctgctcagtggggagcctgcttctctgcccctccccactgctcatgctcactctctttctctttcttggttaAACAAGTAacgtctttaaaaacaaagatagatTCATTACAAAGATCTACCAAAAACTGCTAACTAACAGGAATACGAGTATATATgtggtattttaaaagaatatttaaaataagtaggcattaggggtgcctgggtggctcagtgggttaagcctctctgccttgggctcaggtcatgatctcagggtcctgggatggagcccgcattgggctctctgctcggcagggggcatgcttcctcctctctctgtgcctgcctctctgcctacctgtgatctctgtctgtcaaataaataaacacaatctttaaaaaaaaattaaaaataaaaaataaataaaaataaaataagtaggcattaatataatttatcataGTTATTAATTTCTAAATCAACACTTTAGTTCATTTAAAGATCAGAAAGATTTGTCTCTAGCCTATATTATCTTTGGGTCCCAAAAGTTCTAAAGTGCCTGAGCTGTTCAGTCTTAGAAACCATGACCCcctaacagaaacagaaaaaggaatgcAGTAATAGTCACTCATGAGATTCTTGAAGCTTACATAAGATTACTTCCAATCCTTGGTACCAATAAGAAAAGTTATGGTAAACACCCTTTAGAGTGTTCATTAGAGTAAAAAAAGCAATACAGAGGGGGGAATActgtttaattattaatttttagtaaTTGATATAAATAAAAGCCATGAATGAGACCATGGGTGAGTGATGAGGTAATTATACAGTTGTAAAATAATGAGAAACTTCTTGTTAGCCTGCAAATAAAGAACTTGGAAACAACAAATAATCATACAAAACTGATACCAATGAAGAGAGTCATGATGTCAGTTGTATTACTTCTGCTATCATCAAGGTCAAAAATATCAGGCCAGAGGAATTGTTTATTAATGAAAAGCTCAAGAATCCAAATTAATAAGTgagcctagatttttttttaatctaaattgaAGAGAAAAGAGTTCACTATGTGAGGTATTAGATGTGTTAATTATCTTGATCTTGGTAATAACTTCacagtgtatgtatatatcaaattaccacattgtacactttaaatgtatACAATTATATTTGACAATTATTCCTCAATAACTTTGGGGGGAGAAAGTGTGGAGATCTGATTTTCACCTTGAATCTATCATTTAACATCTCTGTGTCTATtatatccataaaataaataagttggaaCAAATGATCTCAAATTCCAGTTCTAAAATTCCACAATTCCACTATGTAATGAACAGATTTCTAGGTAACCAAAGAAATGGGTtagtaggaaacaaactgataccttagaggaaaaagaaaagtaaaaccaaTTGGCATTATGGCAGTTTGATAGTTTAAGTAAAGGATGTTAGCCAGTTCAAAGCAGGGAAAGTATAACAGTGAAAAAGAATAATGTGCTCAATTTCCAGCATGAAATTATTGAACACGTTCTCTGTTTGGCACCTTTCGAGGGGAAAGACAATTGGAAATAGTGGATTAAGGTGGTGATAACTTTGGTTTGACATATTTTCCTTAGTAATTACAGAGGGATGAACAGGAAGCATTTCTTAATTACCCCCCcaaatcaagataaaaaatacTCACTACACTgagttttcataaatattaaataaaataatgtacataaAACATCCACCGCAGGGTCTGAAACACAGAAGTCCCAAAATTAGCTCCCTTTATCATTTGTTAGGGTACTAGAAATACAAGGGTAACATGGTAAATGCCTAAATGTAACCTAGTACATGAAATTAATAGAGACCTAAAACTtcaatcactttattttttctgttgttattgAGTGtagagctaattttttttaagtatttactaCATCTTCCTGTAACTTACAAGCTGATAACAAAGTTTCTTCATTGCTGCCTTCATCTCCTTGTTCCTGAATGTGTAGATGACCGGATTCAGAAAAGGGGTGAGAACTGCATCAAAGATAGCAAGAAATTTATCCAAGTGTGATGAGGGGAAGGGCCAGGTGTAGAAGAAGATTAATGGTCCAAAGAATAAAACCACCACAGTGACATGAGCTGACAAAGTAGAGAGGGCCTTGGATAACCCACCTGAAGAGTGTTTCCAAACTGTGGCCAGAATGATGATGTAAGAAATAATCAGTATAAAGAAGGAACCCACAGAGATGAGTCCACTATTGGCTGTGACCATGAACTCCAGTCTATTGGTCTCCGTGCAAGCAAGTTTAATGAGTTGAGGAAGGTCACAATAAAAGCTGTCCAGTACATTAGGACCACAGAAGGGCAAGTCTACAACAAACGCCAATTGGGCCACTGAGTGGATAAGGCCAAGGACCCAGGCTGCAGCCAGAATCAAAATGCACATTCGTGGGCTCATGATGGTCAGGTAGTGGAGAGGCTTACAAATGGCAACATATCTGTCAAAGGCCATGGCAATGAGCAGCACCATTTCTGTGCCCCCAATAGCATGAATAAAGAAGATCTGAGATATACAACCTCCAAAAGAGATGGCTTTGCGTTTTCTGAAAAGGTCATAAATCATTTTGGGAGCTGCAATAGAGCAAACTCCCACATCAAGAAAGGAGAGGTTGGCCAGCAGGAAGTACATAGGAGAGTGCAAGGTATGGTCAGTGCTCACAGAGAACACAATGAGGAGATTTCCCAGTAGGCTTGCCATGTAGAACACAGTGGAAAAGAGAAATAGGAGAAGCTGGACCTCCCATGAATTGGAGAGTCCCAGGAACACAAACTCAGATACCACAGACTCGTTGGCTCCATCCATTAGCTCTGCAAGCAGAGGTGACACAAATTTTACCTGCAAGAAAGAGTAAAGAGAAAATCAACTTCATGGGAGTCACTGATTGCAAGAGTTTCAGatcataaagaaaaaacattaccTTACTTCACAAAGTCCAAACACATCTAATATAACCCCTACACTGTAATTGCAGAAAATGGGCAGTAACTCATTGCTAAAAAGTGCTATTTCTAACTCCCTAATCTCCTTAAAATTCCCTCAGTTTTGATAAAAGAAGATTAAGCAAAATCCACTAAGTCAAAAGAGTTGTAAGAGGCAGATCAGGAATGCCCTGGAATAACAtgagagaacaaagaagaaatggaaatgagttcattgattttttcccTCAGAGTTTGTTACTCCTACTCATGGAGTTCCTGAAAACTAAGGCAATTTATGATGATCTTTGTTTTCCTTACCCCTTTGATTGCCTTCTACATGCAATGCTATCAGTCTCATTAATGTTCTCTTGTGTTTAGCCCCATGTTTTTGCATTTTATCAAATCATATTCACCTTTTCCTCCtcaagaaaaaagataatgtagAAATTCTGAAGTTATTGAGCTATTGTAGCACAGCTCAGGGAGTGGAAGTGATCACGGAGCTTGAGCTATGAGAACATACAATGAAATTCTAACAAGCCAGAAGAGAGATCTTCCCTGAAGAATCTAAACATGTTGAGCTAAtgtgatatagaaaaaaaaattatgtgatttGTATTTGTAGAACTTTGCCCATACCATGTTTACTTTTCATGGTTCATGGAATGGCAAAAAGAACACAGCACTTGAAATTAGAAAAGCTGTGATAAGATCCTAGCCTTAACTCTATGAGAACTTAAGTTCTTTTTCCCATCCCTTCTACAGCTTGactcacttttattttatgtgaCGTCATTCacaatatagtacatcattagtttttgatgtagtgttccatgactcattgttaaactcagtttcatcatttgtaaaataaaggggCTGAGGTGAGTGATGCTAAGTAATCTAACATTTCAATGATTTTATAACAGAATGCCACTTCAGAATGTAATGAAGCCCATCATAATGATGGTATTTTCTGCATCGGACTGCTACCATATTCACTATCTTTTCCCTATCTGCAGTTAGTTATAAGTCCCACATCCCGGAGAAATCCCTCTCTTCGTATCTCCCTCCTCTCTAATTCCTTTTGCATTACTTACATGACTCAATTAGCATATTATTATAAATTTGCTATATCATTCATTTTGCCCTTTATCATAATCACTGGTAATcaatcaacaaacatttgctAGATGCCTACTAAACACAATGCATTGTTACAGTACATTGCAGACTTACTGAACTGTTAAAATATCCACAACCCTTtaggagaggaataaatgaaacaagacaaatccagagagggaggcaatccataagagactcttaatctcgggaagcaaattgagggttgctggagtgaaggaggggagagatagggtggctaggtgatgaacattggggagggtatgtgctatggtgagcactgtgaattgtgtaagaccgaCGAAttacagacctgtaaccctgaaacaaataatacattatatgttaatttaaatttttttaattaataaaatatccaCTATCCTTAAGGCTTTTACATTTTAgctcatacacaaaaatataaataataaaaagtactaTATAATAAATGTCAAATAAGTAGTATGATCATAGAATTTGTGAAGCAATAAAGATACTGAGAGTTAGAGTGATCGGAGCTTTCTTAGAGAGAAATCAagtcctaggggcacctgggtggctcggtcggttaagcatctgatttcagctcaggtcatgatcccagggtccggggatccagCTGGCattggctcctggctcagtggggagtctgcttctccctttccctctgccctttcccctgctcatcctttctctctctctctctctccctctgtctctaataaataaaatcttttttttaagtaagtattGTAAAGGTgataagctttcttttttaaaaaaaaatttatctatttatttatttatttatttgacagagagatagcaagaaagggaacacaggcatcgagggagctggagagggagaaggctccagggatcatgacctgagtggaaggcagacacttaacaactgggccacccagatgcccatcaaatcaataataaaatctttaaaaaaaatcgaaACCTACACCACGCTTTAAGatatgaatataatttatttagataGCTTCATATGTATGcttaaagaatttatataatatataatataattaagaaatataagcagggagacacctaggtggcttagtctgttaagcgtccaactcttggtttcagccggggacatgatctcagggtcatgggattgagccctgcatcaggttccatgcttggtggggaggctgcttgagagtctccctcttcctctgctcctccacctgctctctctctctctctctcaaacaaataaataaaactttttttaaaaaaaggaaatataatcaggattatatatatataatcaagaaATACCTCCCAAACTGGAGCAATGTTTGATGAACTATTTATGAATGTAATGATAACAGTCAAAATCAAAGCAAAAACACAGACTACCATATGTTATACATCATAATAACTTCTTTAAATGCATAATGTTGTTTGATATTTATAAAAACCATAAAGTTGGTATTATCCGCTTTCTTTGCAATGAAAGAAATCTAAACCAAGATAAAACCAACAAATTAGAACAATTAAGTGATAGAACTGAAATTGATTCCCTCATCTGCCTCTCAACCAGTATATAGAGAATACTTCTCTTTTCTCATGATTTTCTGACGTGTGACACACCTTAGTCCCTTTCTGGATGTCCCATGTTCTTCAGTCAGCATCTTAGCCAGATCTAAATGAAGCGTTGTCCTCATCTGTTCAAAAGCACTTGGGCTTCTTAGCTACTTCAAACACATCTATAATTTTTCCATTCTATTTAAATAACCGTGGTGGGAGAAGGCAAATCTATATAATACCTGCATCTCGGAGCAGTCTGGTTGAGTTCCAGGCCCATTCTGTCTTGATCTATATGGACTCCTTTTAGCTTCCCATAGAAGAAACCCAGATCTCGCCAGTCTGATTAATAGAGAAAACAAAGATGCCCTGTCTCcatatcaagaaattaaaaaaaaaaaaaaagaaagaaaaaaagaaattaaataaagccCAGGATTAAACCAAGTCATATTTTATTCCCTCTTAAAATATGACCTTTAaccatttgaaatctttttttttttttttttgttctcagaCTTAGATAccaatggaggaaaaaaaggtaatttctgtttctaactacatgtcctttttcttctcatttgtatTCGTTCTTGCTCATTAAGCTCAACTGA is from Mustela lutreola isolate mMusLut2 chromosome 7, mMusLut2.pri, whole genome shotgun sequence and encodes:
- the LOC131835299 gene encoding olfactory receptor 4F15-like; amino-acid sequence: MDGANESVVSEFVFLGLSNSWEVQLLLFLFSTVFYMASLLGNLLIVFSVSTDHTLHSPMYFLLANLSFLDVGVCSIAAPKMIYDLFRKRKAISFGGCISQIFFIHAIGGTEMVLLIAMAFDRYVAICKPLHYLTIMSPRMCILILAAAWVLGLIHSVAQLAFVVDLPFCGPNVLDSFYCDLPQLIKLACTETNRLEFMVTANSGLISVGSFFILIISYIIILATVWKHSSGGLSKALSTLSAHVTVVVLFFGPLIFFYTWPFPSSHLDKFLAIFDAVLTPFLNPVIYTFRNKEMKAAMKKL